The proteins below come from a single Tribolium castaneum strain GA2 chromosome 9, icTriCast1.1, whole genome shotgun sequence genomic window:
- the LOC661922 gene encoding protein sprouty — MAQYGGPASPARVHRPRAPIMSAPAPLTAPLTPLRPQPPVTLAAPRPENERASNEYVETPFRSCKPPSPPPPPPQPPRSRPARLPLPPPAPVTKQPAASFAKQPAGAAAECTSRPSIVCPQCSRCRCDSCQQPRPLPQCWLCDDGCLLSADSVVDYASCLCCVKALFYHCSEADGESCADDPCGCGPDRRRARWGCLGALSFVLPCLWLYWPLRGCKHVVEKCYARHSRTGCRCRPPNATPEKRLLDSTPDF, encoded by the coding sequence ATGGCTCAATATGGTGGCCCAGCCTCCCCTGCGCGCGTGCACCGCCCGCGGGCGCCCATCATGAGCGCCCCCGCGCCGCTGACCGCCCCTTTAACCCCGCTGCGGCCGCAACCGCCGGTAACGCTCGCCGCTCCCCGTCCGGAAAATGAGCGTGCAAGTAACGAGTACGTGGAGACCCCGTTCCGGTCCTGCAAGCCCCCGTCGCCGCCTCCGCCGCCCCCGCAGCCGCCGCGCTCGCGGCCCGCGCGGCTGCCTCTGCCGCCGCCGGCGCCCGTCACCAAGCAGCCCGCCGCCTCGTTCGCCAAGCAGCCGGCGGGGGCGGCGGCCGAGTGCACGTCGCGGCCCTCCATCGTGTGCCCCCAGTGCAGCCGCTGCCGCTGCGACTCCTGTCAGCAGCCCCGACCGCTGCCCCAGTGCTGGCTCTGCGACGACGGCTGCCTGCTCTCCGCCGACTCCGTCGTGGACTACGCCTCCTGCCTCTGCTGCGTCAAGGCGCTCTTCTACCACTGCTCGGAGGCGGACGGCGAGTCCTGCGCCGACGACCCCTGCGGCTGCGGCCCCGACCGCCGGCGCGCCCGCTGGGGCTGTCTGGGGGCCCTCTCCTTCGTCTTGCCCTGTCTTTGGCTCTACTGGCCGCTGCGGGGCTGCAAACACGTCGTCGAGAAGTGCTACGCGAGGCATTCGAGGACCGGCTGCCGATGCCGTCCTCCGAACGCCACTCCCGAGAAAAGACTACTGGACTCGACACCGGacttttaa
- the Edem1 gene encoding ER degradation-enhancing alpha-mannosidase-like protein 2, producing MLFNGKKVFYLFIITALNLASGIRTYTKNDLIKLREEVREMFYHAYDSYLKYAYPYDELRPISCDGIDTYGSYSLTLIDALGTLAIMGNHSEFQRVVQILTAKPDFDANINVSVFETNIRIVGGLLSAHLLSHRAGVKLEPGWPCNGPLLRLAEDVAKRLIVAFDTKTGMPYGTINLRKGVPKGETAVTCTAGIGTFILEFGTLSRLTGDPLYEEVALNALYALYNHKSPLGLYGNHIDVETGRWTYQDAGIGSGVDSFFEYLVKGSILLQRPELLEIFHEARKSIDKYLKKDDWYMWVSMTKGQVTIPVFQSLEAYWPGVLSLIGDTSSAMKTLHNYHQVWLQYGFTPEFYYIPQSEAGTNRESYPLRPELIESIMYLYRATEDPFLLQAGEDILRSIQHSARTPCGYATIKDVRDHRKEDRMESFFLSETTKYLYLLFDTENFIHNQGQHGTVISTPNGECLIETGGYIFNTEAHPLDPAALHCCHDVPKLNFFNFDDFEEKKSLFRGDSITERRNYINKNDCPESEDDDKLVLSNKTEEIAVEEITTESSNSYVKLEDNDNVSQKINFEENVTLKNEEYRKKSSKKFDEQEMLERFRAESKNNRNATWETNYKLLTCKAQPFLQKLSILGEFFKYI from the exons ATGTTATTTAACggcaaaaaagtgttttacttATTCATAATCACGGCTCTTAATTTGGCAAGCGGCATCCGgacctacacaaaaaatgatttaatcAAATTGAG AGAGGAAGTAAGAGAAATGTTTTATCACGCCTACGACAGCTATTTAAAATATGCGTACCCCTACGACGAGCTTAGGCCCATAAGTTGCGACGGAATCGATACTTATGGAAG TTATTCGCTCACGTTGATTGACGCTTTGGGGACACTGGCAATAATGGGGAACCACTCAGAGTTTCAAAGAGTGGTCCAAATTTTAACGGCCAAGCCTGACTTTGATGCAAACATCAACGTTTCAGTTTTTGAGACGAATATTAGAATAGTTGGGGGGTTACTAAGTGCGCATTTATTGTCCCATAG ggCAGGTGTTAAGCTGGAGCCTGGTTGGCCATGCAATGGCCCTTTACTCAGACTAGCTGAAGACGTGGCCAAACGTTTAATCGTAGCCTTTGACACTAAAACAGGGATGCCTTACGGCACCATTAACTTGCGAAAGGGCGTCCCTAAGGGCGAGACCGCAGTCACGTGCACTGCCGGCATAGGGACTTTTATTTTGGAGTTTGGTACTTTGAGTAGACTCACGGGGGATCCCCTTTACGAAGAA gTTGCACTGAACGCTCTCTACGCCCTTTACAATCACAAGTCACCGTTAGGCCTTTACGGCAATCACATTGACGTAGAGACGGGGCGTTGGACCTATCAGGACGCAGGGATAGGTTCTGGGGTCGACTCATTTTTCGAGTATTTGGTCAAGGGTTCGATTTTGTTGCAACGACCGGAATTGTTAGAAATATTTCACGAAGCCAGGAAATCGattgataaatatttgaaaaaggaCGACTGGTACATGTGGGTTTCTATGACCAAAGGGCAGGTCACGATCCCCGTATTTCAATCATTGGAGGCCTACTGGCCTGGAGTTTTGAGTCTTATTG GTGACACAAGTTCTGCAATGAAGACGCTCCACAATTACCACCAAGTGTGGCTCCAGTATGGTTTCACGCCCGAATTTTATTACATTCCGCAGTCAGAAGCCGGGACTAATAGGGAGAGCTACCCTCTTAGGCCCGAGTTGATTGAATCAATTATGTACCTGTATAGGGCCACAGAAGACCCGTTTTTGCTCCAAGCTGGTGAAGATATCCTGCGAAGTATTCAACACAGCGCAAGGACACCTTGTGGCTATGCCACTATTAAGGACGTCCGGGATCATAGAAAGGAAGACAGGATGGAATCATTCTTCCTTTCTGAGACCACGAAATATTTGTATCTTCTTTTTGACACCGAGAATTTTATTCACAATCAAGGCCAACACGGCACTGTGATTAGCACCCCAAACGGGGAATGTCTCATAGAGACAGGGGGCTATATTTTCAACACTGAGGCCCACCCACTTGACCCCGCCGCTTTGCATTGTTGCCACGACGTCCCCAAATTAAACTTCTTCAATTTCGATGATTTTGAGGAGAAGAAAAGTCTTTTCCGTGGTGATAGTATCACAGAACGCAGgaattacataaataaaaatgactgTCCTGAATCGGAAGACGATGACAAACTTGTCCTAAGTAATAAGACTGAGGAAATTGCCGTCGAGGAAATCACAACTGAATCGAGTAATAGCTACGTCAAGTTGGAAGACAACGATAACGTCAGCCAGAAAATCAATTTCGAAGAAAATGTGACtcttaaaaatgaagaatATAGAAAGAAGTCGAGCAAAAAATTCGACGAGCAAGAAATGTTGGAGCGCTTCCGCGCCGAAAGTAAGAACAATCGGAACGCCACGTGGGAAACCAACTACAAGCTGCTCACATGCAAGGCCCAGCCGTTCCTCCAGAAACTCTCAATCCTcggcgaatttttcaaatatatttaa
- the LOC100142575 gene encoding uncharacterized protein LOC100142575 isoform X2, with translation MGSWNSIKIVLELLLLESDYQNQRTYKFEDFFWTGSGDGSEDDYQPTTIYKTKTVLSTIYLEPSTMINTTTKCSFNCETPVTATEEITPTPTQPPDDDFLSADRHFWLLTVLKSDGKDPVIIDLKNSLAKLYKTAFQRQQERHLGIVNRDKRDAKNLDKPVKVYIHNVEKSKTNGDEKIEVLYHVSVSGKPVDAVTAAEDMTLITDDEVRSELGYPFLIKAEPYLKPPAPQGLSRSKNTWIFIGVSIVALLAILLVVAFLTLALTKRKKRPPSGMDNRRQIFERGALNEAKSDQSPTYINFRNQPSNQTLRSVSVARPRSSISSSSASSTSLDISPLMALKKQRTPPKPPRPKAATNLKRIAPELLDSDSNGSKRESPETIYDPGVVSPKSYLSMPSVKAFPRGSMPEPLNKVLEPVSVLHLDMPDDDGLVREGSRYGLTRHGSFGAVEDPGVIGPVVWNMHCQRLQHGVSVDEGIDDLKVPSNVSRMRKRFHDLLDDTFSLFGSRRESPSKPPPIEVKSHSAVNRPNDDIQPSVRPRPKTTDPRRIPPSPGSIKPKGAWASTAPSPLIRPLSADLTPKINVQHVLAEGKFRANDPAVPLIAAIKSEIEKCSLPGSTTDVRK, from the exons ATGGGTTCATGGAACTCGATTAAGATCGTGCTTG AGCTACTCCTCCTGGAGAGCGATTACCAAAATCAGAGAACATACAAGTTTGAGGACTTTTTCTGGACTGGATCGGGCGATGGGTCCGAAGATGACTACCAACCCACAACCATTTACAAAACCAAAACCGTTCTTTCGACCATTTATCTCGAACCATCGACTATGATAAACACGACCACTAAATGTTCATTCAATTGCGAAACTCCAGTCACCGCGACTGAAGAAATCACCCCAACCCCAACCCAACCCCCTGATGACGATTTCTTAAGCGCCGATCGTCACTTCTGGCTGTTAACAGTTCTAAAGAGCGACGGCAAAGACCCTGTCATTATTGATCTCAAGAATAGTTTAGCTAAATTATACAAAACCGCATTTCAAAGACAACAAGAACGCCACTTAGGGATCGTAAACCGTGATAAAAGAGACGCCAAAAATCTAGACAAACCGGTCAAAGTCTACATCCACAACGTGGAGAAGAGTAAAACAAACGGCGACGAAAAAATCGAAGTCCTTTATCACGTCTCAGTTTCGGGAAAACCGGTCGATGCTGTCACGGCGGCCGAAGACATGACTTTGATAACAGACGACGAAGTGCGGAGCGAATTGGGTTATCCTTTCCTCATAAAAGCCGaac cgTACTTGAAACCACCAGCCCCTCAAGGCCTCTCCCGTTCGAAAAACACGTGGATTTTTATCGGGGTTTCAATCGTGGCCCTTTTAGCAATTCTCCTAGTGGTGGCCTTCCTGACCCTAGCCCTAACAAAGCGCAAAAAGCGCCCCCCGTCTGGCATGGACAATCGGAGGCAGATTTTCGAACGGGGGGCTCTCAACGAAGCTAAATCGGACCAATCACCCACTTATATCAACTTCCGAAACCAGCCCTCAAACCAGACGCTTCGGAGCGTCTCCGTAGCCAGACCCCGCAGCTCAATAAGCTCGAGCTCAGCCAG TTCCACAAGTCTTGATATTTCCCCGTTAATGGCTTTGAAAAAGCAACGAACCCCTCCGAAGCCCCCGCGTCCCAAAGCTGCGACTAATTTGAAACGAATCGCGCCGGAGCTTTTGGACTCTGATAGTAATGGGAGTAAGAGGGAGTCACCGGAGACGATTTACGACCCGGGGGTGGTCAGCCCCAAGTCGTACTTGTCTATGCCGTCGGTTAAGGCGTTCCCCAG GGGGAGTATGCCGGAACCTTTGAATAAGGTTTTGGAGCCAGTGAGTGTCCTACATTTGGATATGCCGGACGATGATGGGCTTGTGAGGGAAGGGTCAAGGTACGGTTTAACGAGGCATGGGAGCTTTGGGGCTGTGGAGGATCCAGGGGTTATAGGGCCTGTTGTTTGGAATATGCACTGCCAGAGGTTGCAACACG GGGTGAGCGTAGACGAGGGCATTGACGACCTAAAAGTGCCCTCCAACGTCTCCCGAATGCGTAAACGCTTCCACGACCTCCTCGACGACACCTTCAGCCTGTTCGGCAGCCGGCGCGAGAGCCCCTCCAAGCCGCCCCCCATCGAGGTCAAGAGCCACTCCGCCGTCAACAG acccAACGACGACATCCAGCCATCGGTGCGCCCCCGCCCGAAAACCACCGATCCTCGCCGAATACCGCCATCCCCGGGAAGTATTAAACCGAAAGGTGCGTGGGCCAGCACGGCCCCGTCGCCCCTCATCCGCCCCCTCAGCGCCGACCTAACTCCGAAAATCAACGTCCAGCATGTCCTAGCCGAGGGGAAATTCCGAGCCAATGATCCCGCAGTGCCTTTAATCGCGGCCATTAAGAGCGAAATCGAGAAGTGTTCGTTGCCGGGGAGTACCACAGATGTTAGGAAGTag
- the LOC100141674 gene encoding vascular endothelial growth factor A-A, with the protein MCVMVLGALVVCLVGINAAQEAMGVFPDDLNLRGDYAVNDNTHFHHHHHHHHPGFHNHFDNDDEMGEVDENSKSDGSNGTLQIPLDFIKDLNQHNVSDLLLHYIEEDAVFLQDRFGGDEAEERSAATIPKGAPCMPELQTVNIAASDDPSVLYIPQCTRVERCGGCCSHHLLACQPETKEEIPFKVIKTQYTGGKKLKVLSKEVILVEKHTKCKCDCKVRAEDCNRFQEYRKSECRCACTNYDEEKKCNKNSLTKLWNPDLCACQCRETMQCSTGSYFDQNECKCLPTPVKRRFAPFQRRSYRTQPFPIVPLDDD; encoded by the exons ATGTGCGTAATGGTGCTGGGTGCACTTGTGGTATGTTTGGTGGGTATTAACGCGGCCCAGGAAGCCATGGGCGTTTTTCCCGATGATTTAAACTTAAGAGGAGATTATGCCGTTAATGATAACACGCATTTTCACCACcatcaccaccaccaccatccGGGGTTCCATAATCATTTTGATAATGATGATGAGATGGGTGAGGTGGACGAGAACAGTAAAAGTGATGGGTCTAATGGGACCTTGCAG ATTCCCTTGGATTTCATCAAAGACCTCAACCAGCACAACGTTAGCGACCTATTGCTGCACTACATAGAAGAAGACGCTGTTTTCCTTCAag aTCGGTTTGGGGGAGATGAGGCAGAGGAAAGAA GCGCTGCCACTATCCCAAAGGGGGCACCTTGCATGCCTGAACTACAGACAGTAAACATAGCAGCGTCTGACGATCCAAGTGTTCTCTACATCCCCCAATGTACAAGGGTGGAGAGATGTGGGGGCTGCTGCTCTCATCATCTCTTAGCTTGTCAGCCCGAAACGAAAGAAGAAATTCCTTTCAAG GTCATTAAAACGCAATATACCGgaggtaaaaaattaaaagtcctAAGTAAGGAAGTTATTTTGGTTGAAAAACACACGAAATGTAAATGTGATTGTAAAGTCAGAGCTGAG GATTGTAACAGATTTCAAGAGTACAGAAAGTCGGAATGTAGGTGTGCCTGTACTAATTATGACGaggaaaaaaagtgtaacaaAAACAGTTTGACCAAATTGTGGAACCCAGATTTGTGTGCCTGCCAGTGTCGGGAGACAATGCAGTGCTCCACCGGCTCGTATTTCGACCAAAACGAATGCAAATGTTTGCCAACTCCTGTGAAAAGACGCTTTGCCCCCTTTCAAAGGAGGAGCTACAGAACACAGCCCTTCCCAATAGTCCCCTTAGATGATGACTAG
- the LOC100142575 gene encoding uncharacterized protein LOC100142575 isoform X1 produces MTWLSGLLLLSLIINTQSESVDIDHSFASRVYGTELLLLESDYQNQRTYKFEDFFWTGSGDGSEDDYQPTTIYKTKTVLSTIYLEPSTMINTTTKCSFNCETPVTATEEITPTPTQPPDDDFLSADRHFWLLTVLKSDGKDPVIIDLKNSLAKLYKTAFQRQQERHLGIVNRDKRDAKNLDKPVKVYIHNVEKSKTNGDEKIEVLYHVSVSGKPVDAVTAAEDMTLITDDEVRSELGYPFLIKAEPYLKPPAPQGLSRSKNTWIFIGVSIVALLAILLVVAFLTLALTKRKKRPPSGMDNRRQIFERGALNEAKSDQSPTYINFRNQPSNQTLRSVSVARPRSSISSSSASSTSLDISPLMALKKQRTPPKPPRPKAATNLKRIAPELLDSDSNGSKRESPETIYDPGVVSPKSYLSMPSVKAFPRGSMPEPLNKVLEPVSVLHLDMPDDDGLVREGSRYGLTRHGSFGAVEDPGVIGPVVWNMHCQRLQHGVSVDEGIDDLKVPSNVSRMRKRFHDLLDDTFSLFGSRRESPSKPPPIEVKSHSAVNRPNDDIQPSVRPRPKTTDPRRIPPSPGSIKPKGAWASTAPSPLIRPLSADLTPKINVQHVLAEGKFRANDPAVPLIAAIKSEIEKCSLPGSTTDVRK; encoded by the exons ATGACATGGCTGAGCGGTCTCCTCCTCTTATCACTGATTATCAACACCCAATCGGAGTCGGTCGACATTGACCACTCTTTTGCGTCACGTGTGTATGGAACAG AGCTACTCCTCCTGGAGAGCGATTACCAAAATCAGAGAACATACAAGTTTGAGGACTTTTTCTGGACTGGATCGGGCGATGGGTCCGAAGATGACTACCAACCCACAACCATTTACAAAACCAAAACCGTTCTTTCGACCATTTATCTCGAACCATCGACTATGATAAACACGACCACTAAATGTTCATTCAATTGCGAAACTCCAGTCACCGCGACTGAAGAAATCACCCCAACCCCAACCCAACCCCCTGATGACGATTTCTTAAGCGCCGATCGTCACTTCTGGCTGTTAACAGTTCTAAAGAGCGACGGCAAAGACCCTGTCATTATTGATCTCAAGAATAGTTTAGCTAAATTATACAAAACCGCATTTCAAAGACAACAAGAACGCCACTTAGGGATCGTAAACCGTGATAAAAGAGACGCCAAAAATCTAGACAAACCGGTCAAAGTCTACATCCACAACGTGGAGAAGAGTAAAACAAACGGCGACGAAAAAATCGAAGTCCTTTATCACGTCTCAGTTTCGGGAAAACCGGTCGATGCTGTCACGGCGGCCGAAGACATGACTTTGATAACAGACGACGAAGTGCGGAGCGAATTGGGTTATCCTTTCCTCATAAAAGCCGaac cgTACTTGAAACCACCAGCCCCTCAAGGCCTCTCCCGTTCGAAAAACACGTGGATTTTTATCGGGGTTTCAATCGTGGCCCTTTTAGCAATTCTCCTAGTGGTGGCCTTCCTGACCCTAGCCCTAACAAAGCGCAAAAAGCGCCCCCCGTCTGGCATGGACAATCGGAGGCAGATTTTCGAACGGGGGGCTCTCAACGAAGCTAAATCGGACCAATCACCCACTTATATCAACTTCCGAAACCAGCCCTCAAACCAGACGCTTCGGAGCGTCTCCGTAGCCAGACCCCGCAGCTCAATAAGCTCGAGCTCAGCCAG TTCCACAAGTCTTGATATTTCCCCGTTAATGGCTTTGAAAAAGCAACGAACCCCTCCGAAGCCCCCGCGTCCCAAAGCTGCGACTAATTTGAAACGAATCGCGCCGGAGCTTTTGGACTCTGATAGTAATGGGAGTAAGAGGGAGTCACCGGAGACGATTTACGACCCGGGGGTGGTCAGCCCCAAGTCGTACTTGTCTATGCCGTCGGTTAAGGCGTTCCCCAG GGGGAGTATGCCGGAACCTTTGAATAAGGTTTTGGAGCCAGTGAGTGTCCTACATTTGGATATGCCGGACGATGATGGGCTTGTGAGGGAAGGGTCAAGGTACGGTTTAACGAGGCATGGGAGCTTTGGGGCTGTGGAGGATCCAGGGGTTATAGGGCCTGTTGTTTGGAATATGCACTGCCAGAGGTTGCAACACG GGGTGAGCGTAGACGAGGGCATTGACGACCTAAAAGTGCCCTCCAACGTCTCCCGAATGCGTAAACGCTTCCACGACCTCCTCGACGACACCTTCAGCCTGTTCGGCAGCCGGCGCGAGAGCCCCTCCAAGCCGCCCCCCATCGAGGTCAAGAGCCACTCCGCCGTCAACAG acccAACGACGACATCCAGCCATCGGTGCGCCCCCGCCCGAAAACCACCGATCCTCGCCGAATACCGCCATCCCCGGGAAGTATTAAACCGAAAGGTGCGTGGGCCAGCACGGCCCCGTCGCCCCTCATCCGCCCCCTCAGCGCCGACCTAACTCCGAAAATCAACGTCCAGCATGTCCTAGCCGAGGGGAAATTCCGAGCCAATGATCCCGCAGTGCCTTTAATCGCGGCCATTAAGAGCGAAATCGAGAAGTGTTCGTTGCCGGGGAGTACCACAGATGTTAGGAAGTag